agaatcagtattggtacgcagattagtacgcgactttgcttgtatgtagcaaaactcttaatcAAAAGCTGACAGAGTAATATCACAGACACGCTAATCATCGAACTTTGACGATTTAAGAGTCTACACACGCATGCAGTTTCTTCGGTTGGGTctttggatttttttctttattcttttatatatatatatatatatatatttaaccaaAAGGGATGCGGAAGGAAAGCATACAAAAGTAGGGTAGAAGGATGACCAGATAACTGGAGGATCAGATAACTGCAAGGGAAGTGTTgaaagcaataagataaaagtaaatAGGATCAGATGACTGGAGAACCATAAAACTGGAATTAGCAAAGATAAATTAGTAGATAATGCAAGTAAATAATACAGATAAAAAGTAGATAATGTAAGTACTGAAACAAATTCTTTGttattgaaaaattttactcaCAAGAGTAATTACAAGGTAAAGTAATGAAAGGCGAGAAGAGGAGTGGAGAAGACTTCAGGAGAGAGTAGGGAAGACTTCAGGACttttatcttattgctttcAGCACTTTATTTTCAATTATCTGGTCATCCTTCTACTCTACTTTATCATGCTTTCCTTCTGCGTCCTTTTCGgtatcaatatatttatataactagataatttcaaattttatgagattatacactacaacaaaaatcattttttgggacgaaattgctttaggacgaattggaaatcgtcccaaaaagtgagattttggaacgaaatttgaatttcgctCCAAAATAATGACGgaatgccagaccgttcgaacactattcttagggacgaaattttttgttccaaataagttaaccattcgaccgttaatgattaactattcgaacgtttaattgttaccgtttgaacgtaatattggcgcgataggcaaaattattttggaggaaaattgacaaaccgttcgaacggtaaattataaacgtttgaatgatgcatattcaccgtttaAACGTTATTTGAAGCGTTTGAACgtgataccgttcgaacggtaagttaataccgttcgaacgtattaactaaaaattaatatccttccctaattaatctaaatttcatgataataaatgttatttaaatgcaatattcggtattaattatattaaatataataattaattcaattataatatattttaattgttaaatatattaaatgcaatatatttaatgcgcttatatattattaaacactatatattatatttataattttttatatatatagtatatattatattatatttaattaaaatatattatactattgaatattatatggtatatagtataagttatattatatagtataactaatataatatagactactatatacatgaaactatgttcatgtatttatataacatatatattatatgtgatattaactaatatatatatttaatagtatatgtattacatgacttgtttagtatatttttcatattatattgcagttataggctaattagatgacactctctattctagcactataaatgacactatatatactcaattttagtttttgtatcattataatacactctaattgctagtagtatagatgacactatatataatagtagatatcctattattaaataatattataataataatataatataataaacactatatatatacatgtgatacatataaccctatgctatgatactatatatatgttatatataataggttaatatatgtacttgactataatactagatgtaatatgatattttatactatatatgttactaaactatataatatatgtttgattatatattatatagttatattactatgtctctaaactatagtatatttacaagttattataattaaaggtatagtgcaaaaaaaaaaaaaaatacaacaagcaacattttaatttgacgtttgaacggtttaaaataaccattcaaacgtataagaaaacgttcgaacggtcattttcacgttcgaacgtttaattagaGGGGAAAAATTTTCCCGCTAAtctatttgacgttcgaacgttcattaaataaccgttcgaacgtcaatgttctacatttacacaaCAGAACCTCACAATTTCGCACTCGTTCTAGTCGACTTCTAGTCGCTCCCacactcattttcttccaaccaacgccattattcttcaatccagccctcaaatattactaacttctatcaatctcttatattttcggattaagaggttgtttttaccgtttggtgaagagtatttaagttttgggcatTGGGTACAGGTGGATTTTCCtgtttatctctccaaatcaggtattctccttaaatatattctcattttagattttatataagtgttttcatttgctataatgagtttgtcatatagtttgctgtcttttgatgtaatttggactgtaaatgttgaggttttcggaggttgaagatgactgtaatctggaattaatccattcgaacggtattcgtgtgctgttcgaacgtatgtccttagatcgaacggtgactagcaccgtttgaacattatgttggtcagtgttaaaataattaatactttaaatgcaggaattgaattaaaaattaattatttataatctacatttaataatacttaaatacttaaaagattaaagtaatcaaatgagaatgaattaaattacaaatcatctaagatttaataatacttaaatatttaatagttgaattattcaactataggttaatacaaatagttttgttttaataacacaaaaatacttaatctttaaattaataaaatgaattttaaataaaatacaaataatctaaatttaataatacttaaatacttaaaagttaaaagtaatcaaatgaatttgaattaaaatataaatttcgaattataattaataaaatgaatgttaattacaatacaaatagttataattattaactagaatgttaattacaatacaaatagttataattattaactaaaatgttaattaaaatacaaatagttataattaataaaatattttgaaagatataaaacaactatctaattatttaataatataaatacttaattaacatatcttgcattgtttatttgatacatgttatattgaagaattggttacaaaacaacaagagttagaggctcaattggcgagacaaggagacatggagatgcgcctcaaacaacataaagaagaacaagcagagttcaggagagatatgcaactccaaatgcaacagcttatgcaacagtacatgcctccaaccaactgatggttttttacgtctagcttatgacattatctaattatgtatgaacaatgctagtatcatggttatttatttcttcacacttattataaaacttttgtgtgtaattaaacagttcctaatttatgtttttcaaatattatggatatctatttagttttttttataattattggttttaataaaaataatatccgttcgaacgatcgtgtcacgttcgaacattaatagGTAGgtcgttcaaacgataatgtaccgttcaaacattaatgaccaaaccgttcgaacgataccagatgctcaaaaaacgttcaaacgcaggTCATTACCATAGCGTTTGAACATTGATCAGCATCGTTCGATctcttataccgttcgatctgttcttttaacgttcgaacgtaattctattgatcgtttgaacgtatcttgataaccgttcaaaagatacattaacgttcgaacggtaactgagaagcattcgaatgccattctggaacgaattttaactGTGACAAAAAAGGTCATCGTTCGAACAGTATCGaatggtcaatttcaaaatcgtttcaaaagatatattttgggacgaaattgtgattttgggacggaattttttcgtcccaaaaaatctttctgaacgaaatctatatattttgggacgaaaattgtccctgttgcccagatgactaacacaagaggggggtgaattgagttgtattaaaaaaaacaattataaatcaaatatataatataaaatataaacaaaatatgaaataacaataaatataaagagtaagggtaagagagaagcaaactcagtatgttaacgaggttcggctccactgcctatgtcctcgcctcaagctaccccttgaggatttctaaattcactattcaacctccttcaggtggagatagaaacctattacacctttgaacaataccgctacaaaggatccgtgtagaacaccctctacacttgcaatcaccttacacatggtgattcaactattccccgtgtagaatattttctacacacacaagggttatacacactttttttctgatacaagagctgatagtgggtaggttatcagaaaacactcctcaatgagtgaaataagaacaatacatcgcaaactatatctctcaaaatgaacaaggattaaggctcaatgcttagagaagagagaatgaaagctttgaatgaatgttgtatgctcttggtgttgtgaatgtgaagctctcaattgatctatttataggcatatgagacttcatattcaaatttaaaaagattcacatgtcaaagacaacatcattcactttttcaaagaattcaaataaaaggttcttctttttcaattgtcaaagacaacatcattcactttttcaaaaaaatcaaacctaatcttttacttttggcatatgacaaaatgagcacactttcattttcaaaaaatttaaacctaatcttttaatttttgtataagtctaaaaaagcatcaatcacttttaaaaatattcaaataaaacatgcacatgtgaaagatgacaatcaatcatctttaatattttcaaagttcaaccctttaatcaaggcatgaacatgcaaaagatgacaatcaatcatctttcaaaaatttcaaatttaattttcaaaaatattcatgcacatgtggaaaatggattttaatactttatgataaaatattaattttgagcattaatcctaatttcgaattttgaagagatttacaacattactctataattttaatgtgaacttgttcccttcttgctcatgcttgtttccttgatgttcttgactccattgtgtagataacttgagcttgagacttctttattctttgaattcatttgttatcatcaaaatccatgtgtagatttataatcacatgaaacttgaaacattgaGTTCAAcagtcccaaaaaatgttttttgttgtaagtaaataatagtattttataaattttattgaaatatgtttaaatataaatagattgagatatgtatttgaatgtatagaaaatattgaaatgaaattttctttttttttttaatagaaaattgagAACATGGGTGGATCCCATCAACCAAACATTTTATCTATGTAATAGTTGTTTTAtggatatataataaaaattatttttgagaaaaatgtatgTTGGCAGAAGTGCTTAACACACAAGTTTTTACTAAGCAAAATTGTGAGTTGAGTacttgagttgagatgagataaaaatttaaaaattgaaagttgaataaaatattattagaatataattttttgaaataatttttatgtttaaatttaaaaaagttaaattttttattatattttctttgaaagtttagtaaaattataatgattagattatatgagatgaattgagtgtGTATGTGGATTAGAGTTTTGTAGTTAAGTAGAAAATGTGTTCAGATAGGAGTTGTTTGGATATTGGGATAACATGATATGAGTTGATATAGTTTGTGAGTAGTAGTGAGAttgttgagttaagatgagatgaaatattttttaaaaattttatatgtttggattaggaagtgagatgagatggttctAACTTTTTGGAGATTTGATAGATGTGGGTCTTACCAATTATTGCATAGTATttgtaatgattttatttaattataaatatattttattataagatgACACTActtgtattaaattaaattatttttataaaatatcaaatattaaactattttgtgaagaaaataattaaataattaagaagatatttataaaatattttttataaaaattaatattgtgcatgcttaaatttattttattttattttttttctccctgtatttatttataaaccGTGGGTGGAGTCAGGAGCTTCTGATAAAGAACTGTAGGAAACCTTCCAAGAAGCATCCTGTGAAGAATGCAGTATGTATAGAGTGAGGTCATCTCACCTCTGTTTCCAAACGACGCCTACCTAGGAAAGTCTTTAAACTGTAATAATTTTACATGCTGTTTTGGCTGCATGTCGGACTTTCGTGCTCTTCGCAGAAAATGTTAGCAGCTTTGTGGTAGCTAGGATATTCTTCTCCAAGTaagtactatatatttatatatatatttatatatatggcaaGTAGTAGGCATAAGACTTCAGGAAATTCCGTGGCCGAGGATATGATCACATACGTTGCGGTGGGAAAAGATGTGAAAGACTGCAAGTCAATTCTGTCTTGGGCTTTACAGACAAGCGGCGGAAGCAGGATTTGCATCATTCATGTTCACAAGCCTGCAAAGCTGTTCCCTTTAGGCAAGttatttatatctttgaaaaaaCTTGATAAACAGTTGGATTCCACATGACCGTCGATCCCAGTACTCCGGCTTGCtagtaaaatttttcatatattatttctctcacacatatatttatttctGAAGTTTTGGAGTCATTTTGAATACTCTTTTTCTCTTGTACTTCAGTGCGAAGCTTACTGACGGAAAGGAAGGTCACAGAACGCCTGGAAACTggtaaacaaaatatgaatgcAATCATGGAGGAATACCTTCTTTTCTGCCAACAAAAGGgggtataatttatatatatatatatatagtattagatcTCCTGTAAGTTTTTTCTGTGCATCTTTAATCCTTAGATCGCCTGAGTTTTCTGACCTCTTTTGGTGGTTATGGTGTTTGAAAATTTAGGTACATGCACAAACGCTAACCATTGAAATGGACTCTATCAGGAAGGGAATCCTAAAACTCATCTTTGAACATGGGATAAGGAAGCTTGTCATAGGATCAACATCGGCCAATCACTATAGAAGGTAATTAAGAACGTCCTATTTATAACTATGGAGTCTTTCTTTTGTctacctctttctctctctatataagCCATCAGTTCAGTCAAGAATGCTAAGAGCCTAAGACATCCAAAATccatattaattatatgttgCTTGTGGACGTTATTTGGAATATGCAAAGATTTAGGTCTATCCGTAAATCCCATACTAAACACACTTCTGATGTGAAAACTTGCTACGTGAGATTTTTGTAGAAGCTGAAATGAGTCTCTCTGGTTTATTCAACATGATAATGTGCATGCTTTGATATTTGGACTGAGATAGCTAATTAATTACTGCTCCATTTGCAGAAAAGTGGAACTGGGGTCTAAGAAAGCAAAGCATCTGTGTAAAACTGCACCCGAATCCTGTCAAGTACAAGTCATTTGCAAGGGCCACCTAATCTTTACCAGGTTTGCTTCCAAGCTTTTGTTAATTGCACTTgcaaatattaattcttttgctACATTTCTGTTTTGTAGTTCTGCATCAGCTTTTAATGAGGTGGTCTTTACAGTAATGATACTCACCTCATATCAAAAAGGACTAGACTCTCGagcaatattttgttttttttaactaCTTTTGTATTAATTTGTGGCTGCAAAACATTATACCCAcgaaatacttttttttttttttttttttttcatatctgtAATTTCTACTGCAAAACAATCACTATTCATcttaaattttgtaatttttagttACATTTGTCAACATGACAGTTTAAATGTTTGTTAAATTAAGTTATTAACATATGAAACAAGTGAAAGCACACTAAATCAGCAAATATTAATGGGGATGACAAAAAATAGGACAAAAGCTTGCATTTCTCTTAACATTTAGCCTCCTaagaaaatacactaaaatttcagaaaaattttatcaaatattttataaaaaaaagtaatcccATAGACTACACTCGTATCCCACTTTCATTCCATCAGGTActtgatttttttcaaagttgatATGTAAACACTAGCACAAACACTTCAAAATCCTACTCTTTCTATGTGATCATCATCATTGTCCTGATGAGGTAGAGTGCCAAAATAGGGAAGCAAGTGCAACAGATACTGAAACTGGACAATCAAACCTAAATAGATCATGGTCTGGTCCTCCGGGGTCCAACAACAGCGGCGGCAGTCCCGTAATTGAATACTCAGACTTCTCCAAATTTCGGTCTAATACGGTTGGGGGTAATAGAACCACTGCTCTGGCTGCTCTAGTTGATCCTTTACAGGAACGTTCTAAAGAGCTTTCATCTCCAATGAGTCCTAGGGGTTCTAGTTACTCAGCAAGCTCTCCCACAAGAGAGGTTGAAATAACTCTAAATTCATGGAAAGATAGAAATTGCAACGCATTGCAGGATAGCCGCTCACTCTCTCCGGCGGCGGCTATGGATTATTCAAGAAACTCTTCTACCCTGGAGCTTGCTCCTTCAGTTCTGCAACAAAGTCCGAGGTTGATTTCCAGTTCAAGTAACATATCAACTTCTTCTAATGGAGCTCAAAATGTTGTGGTATGTACAAAGCATTTTGTTAAATTCTATTTTGTGTTTGCAAATTGTTTGCCAAAACATGTTTAACATTTATCATTGACATTATATATTCATATGAATCAATGATCAAATGGGTATAAAACACGACAAGGCTTTGAAATTAGAGGTTTTATGGATCATAGCAGGACCGGAGCTTAGAAGAGCAGCTTCAACAAGCAATGGCGGCCTCAACAAAAGAGGCACTCGTGCGTCGAAGAGCAGAGGGATATATGATTGACGCTATACGGAGGGTAAGCTTTTTTGTTACGAGTTCTTCTACTTACAAGAatcaatgaagaagatgaacATCTTCAACGCTTTGAATTCATGGGGGTTTTCTTTACACACCCCATTACACATTTTGCAAAAAATTGTGCATTTTACATGACTACTAAATGCATTCACCATATATGCTTGAAAAcaatacaattttaaaattttaaatcttagaGAAATTGCTAATAATCTGATCAATAGGCCCAAGATGCAGAGAATCAGAGAGACATATCCATAGAAGAACTCCGAATTTCCAGAGAACAGGAAACATCATTAGAAAGCCAAATTGCTGAGTTACAAAAAGAAAGGGATGAGTTGCAGATGGAGCGTGATCATGCACTGAAAGAAGCTGAAgggctaaaaagaaaaagagagggctCAAATGGACAAATATTCGAGCTGCCTGAATTCTCACTTTCTAAAATTGCAGAAGCTACTCAAGGCTTTAATGAATCTCAGAAAATTGGACAAGGAGGATATGGCAACATTTATATTGGTTGCCTACAAACTGAGGTAGCTGTAAAGGTGTTACATTCTCAGGGCTCCCAAGGCTCCCAAGAGTTCCAAACGGAGGTTTGTATATGCATTTGAAAAACATTGGAGTTGTTTAGatctgaaaaaatattttacttaaatagaTTAGCATGCTTGGAGACATTTTTCAATAGAAAATGAATAATTTGATCTTTATTGGTTGTATACGTATATATCAGGTTGGTGTATTGGGTGAGTGGAGGCATCCCAATCTTGTGAAACTCATTGGATCTTGCCCTGAAGCTTTTGCACTCATATATGAATATCTTCCTAATGGAAGTCTTGA
This genomic interval from Carya illinoinensis cultivar Pawnee chromosome 2, C.illinoinensisPawnee_v1, whole genome shotgun sequence contains the following:
- the LOC122301644 gene encoding putative U-box domain-containing protein 55, which gives rise to MASSRHKTSGNSVAEDMITYVAVGKDVKDCKSILSWALQTSGGSRICIIHVHKPAKLFPLVRSLLTERKVTERLETGKQNMNAIMEEYLLFCQQKGVHAQTLTIEMDSIRKGILKLIFEHGIRKLVIGSTSANHYRRKVELGSKKAKHLCKTAPESCQVQVICKGHLIFTREASATDTETGQSNLNRSWSGPPGSNNSGGSPVIEYSDFSKFRSNTVGGNRTTALAALVDPLQERSKELSSPMSPRGSSYSASSPTREVEITLNSWKDRNCNALQDSRSLSPAAAMDYSRNSSTLELAPSVLQQSPRLISSSSNISTSSNGAQNVVVCTKHFVKFYFVFANCLPKHV